The Winogradskyella schleiferi genome has a window encoding:
- a CDS encoding DUF4386 domain-containing protein, which translates to MEDMSQNKKARIAGILYLLLIICGFTYLVYVPLKLIDLKNATDTIENIRDSELLFRIGIVAGICSFIIFILLPLALYNLLRNVNKVSAKFMVLFALLSVPISFVNILNKFSVLTLINKSEYAQKLGQAEFQAQVMLYLENYNNGVQLSQIFWGLWLLPFGYLVYKSGFLPKILGFFLMAGCFGYLIKFFGDFLYSDFNKTIISEIVGYPASLGEIGICLWLLIMGTNKLGFRKKSIK; encoded by the coding sequence ATGGAAGATATGTCACAAAACAAAAAAGCAAGAATTGCAGGAATACTCTATTTGTTACTAATTATTTGTGGATTTACCTACCTTGTCTATGTACCATTAAAATTAATTGATTTAAAAAATGCCACAGACACCATAGAAAATATAAGAGACTCTGAACTATTGTTCAGAATTGGTATTGTAGCGGGAATTTGCTCTTTTATTATTTTCATTCTATTGCCATTGGCACTCTACAACCTTTTACGAAATGTAAACAAGGTTTCAGCGAAATTTATGGTGCTATTTGCGCTATTGAGTGTGCCAATTTCATTTGTCAATATTCTGAATAAATTTTCAGTACTAACCTTAATCAATAAATCAGAGTATGCACAAAAGCTTGGACAAGCAGAATTTCAAGCCCAAGTAATGCTGTATCTTGAAAATTACAATAACGGAGTGCAGCTCTCTCAAATATTCTGGGGACTTTGGCTTTTACCTTTTGGCTATCTGGTGTATAAATCTGGCTTTCTTCCAAAGATTTTAGGTTTTTTTTTAATGGCAGGCTGCTTTGGCTATTTGATTAAATTTTTCGGAGATTTCCTATATTCAGATTTTAATAAGACAATTATCTCTGAGATTGTTGGGTATCCTGCTTCTCTTGGCGAAATTGGAATTTGTTTGTGGCTTCTTATTATGGGAACAAATAAACTGGGTTTTAGGAAGAAAAGTATAAAATAA
- a CDS encoding DUF6326 family protein, translating to MLDNQKVNIKIKLAALWASVTFCYLYGDYFELYTPDKVNSLITGDTIMDSPTTLLIASIILAIPSVMVALSIILKPKLNRILNIIFGILFTIMMVAIGIMSTNEWYLFYVFLAFLESIITALIVWYAWRWPKEKTI from the coding sequence ATGTTAGACAACCAAAAAGTAAACATCAAAATCAAACTCGCTGCATTATGGGCTTCAGTAACATTCTGCTATTTGTATGGCGACTATTTTGAGCTTTACACACCGGACAAAGTAAACAGTTTAATAACAGGCGATACTATTATGGATAGTCCAACCACATTATTAATAGCATCGATAATTTTGGCGATTCCATCTGTAATGGTTGCCCTTTCAATTATACTTAAACCAAAGCTAAACCGAATTCTAAATATCATATTTGGGATACTATTTACCATAATGATGGTAGCCATAGGAATAATGTCAACGAACGAATGGTATTTGTTCTATGTCTTTTTAGCATTTTTAGAAAGTATAATTACCGCATTGATTGTTTGGTACGCTTGGAGATGGCCTAAAGAAAAAACTATTTAA